The proteins below come from a single Alkalispirillum mobile genomic window:
- a CDS encoding PA2778 family cysteine peptidase — MISLLVLAGCASTSSLRDGMPEEPPAVEEIAGVPFHPDETLYCGPASLATVLGWSGVDTTPEELIPSLHVPERSGSLQSELVAQARHQGRLAYVLRPRTEAVLAELEAGHPVVVLQNLGLAIAPRWHYAVLVGLDPETDEFILRSGPHERHRTAVNTFLRTWNRGERWALVVVEPGRVPASADPGRYMEAAHALEATGQQEAAEQAWQAGISRWPLSPQMAVALANLHFSRGELEEAETHLKQALDRGAASGAVYNNLAWILAEQGQWSSALDMAERAVAKGGPHRNQFQQTLDTLREQAGDRAAND, encoded by the coding sequence TTGATCAGCCTGCTGGTGCTGGCCGGTTGCGCCAGCACCAGCAGTCTTCGCGACGGCATGCCGGAGGAGCCGCCCGCGGTAGAGGAGATCGCCGGGGTGCCATTTCACCCGGACGAGACACTCTATTGCGGCCCGGCCTCCCTGGCCACGGTGCTCGGCTGGAGCGGTGTCGACACCACCCCGGAGGAATTGATCCCGTCACTGCATGTCCCGGAGCGCAGCGGCAGCCTGCAAAGCGAGCTGGTGGCCCAGGCCCGCCACCAGGGGCGACTGGCCTACGTGCTGCGCCCGCGCACCGAGGCGGTGCTGGCAGAACTGGAGGCGGGCCACCCGGTCGTGGTCCTGCAGAACCTGGGGCTGGCCATCGCGCCCCGATGGCATTACGCGGTGCTGGTGGGGCTCGACCCGGAGACCGACGAGTTCATCCTGCGCTCCGGTCCCCACGAACGGCACCGCACCGCGGTAAACACCTTCCTGCGCACCTGGAACCGCGGGGAGCGCTGGGCGCTGGTCGTGGTGGAGCCCGGGCGCGTCCCGGCCAGTGCCGACCCGGGACGCTACATGGAGGCGGCCCACGCCCTGGAGGCCACCGGCCAGCAGGAGGCGGCCGAGCAGGCCTGGCAGGCCGGCATCAGCCGCTGGCCTCTGAGCCCCCAGATGGCGGTGGCGCTGGCCAACCTGCACTTCTCCCGGGGCGAGCTGGAGGAAGCGGAGACCCACCTGAAGCAGGCCCTGGACCGGGGTGCGGCATCCGGTGCCGTCTACAACAACCTGGCCTGGATACTCGCCGAGCAGGGCCAATGGTCCTCCGCACTGGACATGGCGGAACGGGCGGTGGCCAAGGGCGGCCCGCACCGGAACCAGTTCCAGCAGACGCTGGACACGCTGCGGGAACAGGCCGGTGACCGCGCCGCCAACGACTGA
- the sufT gene encoding putative Fe-S cluster assembly protein SufT: protein MYSPRGEPVVFERDCEAVVIPAGESGTIPKGAEGVLTQALGGSFTVYIQGHLFRLDGKDADAIGKEPPQPPELPPNATDEDVEKLIWEQMDTCYDPEIPISIVELGLIYGCDIAKDDDGQRRVDIRMTLTAPGCGMGDILADDVRVKVGMIPTVKDVNVELVFDPPWNQSMMSEAARLQTGLI, encoded by the coding sequence ATGTACAGCCCCAGGGGCGAACCGGTGGTGTTCGAACGCGACTGCGAGGCAGTCGTCATCCCGGCCGGCGAGTCCGGCACCATCCCCAAAGGCGCCGAGGGCGTGCTGACCCAGGCGCTGGGCGGCAGCTTCACGGTCTACATCCAGGGGCACCTGTTCCGGCTGGATGGCAAGGACGCCGACGCCATTGGCAAGGAGCCGCCACAACCCCCGGAACTCCCCCCCAATGCCACCGACGAGGACGTGGAGAAACTGATCTGGGAGCAGATGGATACCTGCTACGACCCCGAGATCCCGATCAGCATCGTGGAACTGGGCCTGATCTACGGCTGCGACATTGCCAAGGACGATGATGGCCAGCGGCGGGTGGACATCCGCATGACCCTGACCGCACCCGGTTGCGGCATGGGCGATATCCTGGCCGACGACGTTCGTGTCAAGGTGGGGATGATTCCGACGGTCAAGGACGTCAACGTGGAACTGGTCTTCGACCCACCCTGGAACCAGAGCATGATGTCCGAGGCGGCACGGCTGCAGACCGGCCT
- a CDS encoding DUF3429 family protein → MTTHEEAIQQEIDDHGVVVFCSGLTETELLREAAQARGHAYREVRMGMGDAAMRERFHTLQAMTGRETLPQVFVDGQFVGGMQDYLAQGAAAGMGAEAQTWVKRLGYAGLLPFAFGVLVLLFASAHSPTGQFFSLWTMAYGAVILSFLGATHWGVALARGQATGGAADYIASVVPALVGWLSLLLLPWAGMPLLLAGFLGWWGYERRVAARLQLPDWYQRLRFRLTGLVSLMLALAALLVWLG, encoded by the coding sequence GTGACAACGCACGAAGAAGCCATTCAACAGGAGATCGATGACCACGGGGTCGTGGTGTTTTGCTCCGGTTTGACCGAGACCGAGCTGCTGAGGGAGGCGGCGCAGGCGCGCGGACACGCCTACCGGGAGGTCCGGATGGGTATGGGTGATGCGGCCATGCGCGAGCGCTTCCACACGCTGCAGGCCATGACGGGGCGGGAGACCCTGCCCCAGGTGTTCGTGGACGGGCAGTTCGTTGGGGGCATGCAGGATTACCTGGCCCAGGGTGCGGCGGCCGGCATGGGGGCGGAGGCGCAAACCTGGGTCAAGCGCCTCGGTTATGCCGGCCTCCTGCCCTTTGCCTTCGGCGTGCTGGTGCTGCTGTTCGCCTCGGCGCACTCCCCGACCGGGCAGTTCTTCTCCCTCTGGACCATGGCCTACGGGGCGGTGATTCTCAGTTTCCTGGGTGCCACGCACTGGGGCGTGGCATTGGCCCGGGGGCAGGCGACCGGGGGCGCGGCCGACTACATCGCCAGCGTCGTGCCCGCGCTGGTGGGCTGGCTATCACTGCTGCTCCTACCCTGGGCGGGGATGCCGCTCCTGCTGGCCGGCTTCCTCGGTTGGTGGGGGTACGAGCGCAGGGTTGCCGCCCGCTTGCAGCTGCCCGACTGGTACCAGCGTCTGCGGTTCCGGCTGACCGGCCTGGTGAGCCTGATGCTGGCGTTGGCGGCACTGCTGGTCTGGCTGGGTTAG